In Rhinolophus ferrumequinum isolate MPI-CBG mRhiFer1 chromosome 7, mRhiFer1_v1.p, whole genome shotgun sequence, the following proteins share a genomic window:
- the LOC117024981 gene encoding 60S ribosomal protein L23a-like yields MAPKAKKKAPAPPKAEAKAKALKAKKAVLKGVHSHTKKKIRTSPTFRRPKTLRLRRQPKYPRKSAPRRNKLDHSAIIKFPLTTESAMKKIEDNNTLVFIVDVKANKHQIKQAVKKLYDIDVAKVNTLIRPDGEKKAYVRLAPDYDALDVANKIGII; encoded by the coding sequence ATGGCACCGAAAGCGAAGAAgaaagcccctgcccctcccaaagccGAAGCCAAAGCGaaggctttgaaggcaaagaaagcagtcctaaaaggcgTCCACAGCCACACAAAAAAGAAGATCCGGACGTCACCCACCTTCCGAAGGCCCAAGACACTGCGGCTCCGAAGGCAGCCTAAATATCCTCGGAAGAGCGCTcccaggagaaacaagcttgaccaCTCTGCCATCATCAAATTCCCCCTAACTACCGAGTCGGCCATGAAGAAGATAGAAGACAACAATACACTTGTGTTCATTGTGGACGTCAAGGCCAACAAGCACCAGATcaaacaggctgtgaagaagctctaTGACATTGACGTCGCCAAGGTCAACACCCtgatcaggcctgatggagagaagaaggcatatgTTCGACTGGCTCCTGACTACgatgctttggatgttgccaacaaaattgggatcatctaa